One segment of Rhodothermales bacterium DNA contains the following:
- the dut gene encoding dUTP diphosphatase has translation MPDTLRVAIQQLPHAEGLDLPEYATPQSAGMDLRAAVPADAPFTLKAGAYALIPTGLQIALPPGYEAQVRPRSGLAAKHGVTVLNSPGTIDSDYRGECKVILINHGAADFVINRGERIAQMIITRHARVFWDPTDSLENTERGAGGFGSTGV, from the coding sequence ATGCCCGACACCCTCCGCGTAGCCATCCAGCAACTCCCCCACGCCGAAGGCCTCGATCTGCCCGAATATGCCACGCCTCAGAGCGCCGGCATGGACCTCCGCGCGGCCGTACCGGCGGATGCCCCGTTTACGCTGAAAGCTGGTGCCTATGCACTGATCCCAACCGGTCTCCAGATCGCCCTTCCCCCGGGGTACGAGGCCCAGGTTCGCCCCCGTAGCGGTCTTGCCGCGAAACACGGCGTCACGGTGTTGAATAGCCCGGGCACGATCGACAGCGACTACCGCGGCGAGTGCAAGGTCATCCTGATCAACCACGGCGCGGCCGACTTCGTCATCAACCGCGGCGAACGGATCGCGCAGATGATCATCACCCGCCACGCACGCGTCTTCTGGGACCCGACCGATTCGCTCGAGAACACCGAGCGCGGCGCCGGCGGGTTCGGCTCTACGGGGGTTTAA
- a CDS encoding methyltransferase domain-containing protein yields the protein MRRDFVRDVVNRLLARGVLSKDYAILAVCAGEAERDVFSELGFRNVTLSNLDERMTPDAFAPYRWEYQDVQSLSYADGAFDIVFVADGLHHCDAPHRALLEMYRVGQRGIVVVESRDSLLMRLAAQLGLTPDYELEAVVGNDFRYGGVNNTAIPNYIYRWTEREFEKTIASYAPEGRHTFAYFYGFNLPFSQAAMKKNRLKYIVLHLARPFLWAATKVAPRQCNSFAMVALRPALPRGLWPWLKLEADGVTIDEEYLRSRFTAPR from the coding sequence ATGCGAAGAGATTTTGTGCGCGATGTGGTAAATCGGCTGCTGGCGCGGGGTGTGCTCTCGAAAGACTACGCGATCCTGGCCGTATGCGCCGGCGAGGCGGAGCGCGACGTGTTTTCCGAACTGGGTTTCCGGAATGTCACGTTATCGAACCTCGACGAGCGCATGACGCCGGACGCCTTTGCCCCGTATCGCTGGGAGTATCAGGACGTGCAGTCGCTGTCCTATGCGGATGGCGCGTTCGACATCGTGTTTGTCGCCGACGGCCTGCACCACTGCGACGCCCCCCATCGCGCGTTGCTGGAAATGTACCGGGTGGGCCAGCGAGGCATCGTGGTCGTCGAGTCGCGCGATAGCCTGCTCATGCGCCTTGCGGCCCAACTGGGGCTTACGCCGGATTACGAACTCGAGGCCGTGGTAGGCAACGATTTTCGCTACGGCGGGGTGAACAACACGGCGATCCCGAACTACATCTACCGCTGGACGGAGCGGGAATTTGAAAAGACGATCGCGTCCTACGCGCCCGAGGGCCGGCATACCTTCGCCTATTTTTATGGCTTCAACCTGCCGTTTAGCCAGGCGGCGATGAAAAAGAACCGCCTCAAGTACATCGTCCTGCATCTGGCCCGGCCGTTCCTCTGGGCGGCCACGAAAGTTGCCCCGCGCCAGTGTAACTCCTTCGCGATGGTAGCCCTCAGGCCGGCGCTGCCGCGCGGGCTCTGGCCCTGGCTCAAACTCGAAGCGGATGGGGTGACGATCGACGAGGAGTACCTGCGGTCGCGTTTTACTGCTCCACGCTAA